From a single Streptomyces sp. 1331.2 genomic region:
- a CDS encoding DUF6458 family protein, whose product MGIGGCIGLFALGAVMAFATDWHLKGINVHMVGWILMAAGLLGMITYVNVFRRRRMGRRVDADEVVEERRYYE is encoded by the coding sequence ATGGGTATCGGTGGCTGCATCGGGTTGTTCGCCCTCGGCGCCGTCATGGCCTTCGCCACGGACTGGCATCTGAAGGGCATCAACGTCCACATGGTCGGCTGGATCCTCATGGCCGCCGGCCTGCTGGGAATGATCACTTACGTCAACGTGTTCCGGCGCCGGCGCATGGGTCGGAGAGTGGACGCCGACGAAGTGGTCGAGGAGCGCCGCTACTACGAATAG
- a CDS encoding PP2C family protein-serine/threonine phosphatase yields the protein MTDHDRPAPGTSAETSSTTGGTAREPALQDVLDASFGSMVLLEPVFDAHEEVVDFRFAATSPEAIDIAGRRGRELLGRSILETYPGVAGSDLWQGYRSAYMTGVRYEGELDYEEVAAGIPRLSRYTVRAVPCGRGLIVSWSRLDTHERRQRRQALMQRLARTGWMDHDLLRDEITWSPEVYSIFGRSGSPGPVALRDLAAQAAGTDREALEDEVRRLMTSGERIDRTVRILLSAGEVRHVRIVAEAETDAHGDPIELNGLFQDLTAVKRSEQQLLEHQQAVLAHQGLLAAERDLAARLQNTLLPVSQQVLDLAGLVVDVAYQPVQEGLNLGGDWYSAVELPDGSALLVVGDVAGHGLDAVATMALLRFTAKGMAITGTPLPEILHRLNTLLLHAADRPYSTATMIMACYQPETSRLTWVQAGHLPPLLLRQGEARYLPPPAGILLGATDTPRYEASTLDLSPGDELLLYTDGLIESPGEPLDEALSRLARTVVERNGDKPFLEGLVRALVKPADRRDDICALHVRR from the coding sequence ATGACCGACCACGACCGACCGGCGCCCGGGACGAGCGCTGAGACCAGTTCCACGACGGGCGGCACAGCACGGGAGCCCGCGCTCCAGGACGTTCTGGATGCCTCCTTCGGGTCGATGGTCCTGCTGGAGCCGGTCTTCGACGCGCACGAGGAGGTGGTGGACTTCCGTTTCGCCGCGACGTCGCCGGAGGCGATCGACATCGCCGGGCGCCGAGGCCGGGAGCTGCTGGGGCGAAGCATCCTGGAGACGTATCCCGGGGTGGCCGGAAGCGATCTCTGGCAGGGATACCGCAGCGCGTACATGACCGGCGTCCGCTACGAAGGCGAGCTGGACTACGAGGAAGTCGCCGCCGGCATCCCGAGGTTGTCCCGCTACACGGTGAGGGCGGTGCCCTGCGGACGCGGGCTGATCGTCTCGTGGTCCCGCCTCGACACCCACGAACGGAGGCAACGCAGGCAGGCACTGATGCAGCGCCTGGCCAGGACCGGCTGGATGGACCACGATCTGCTCCGCGACGAGATCACCTGGTCCCCCGAGGTCTATTCGATCTTCGGCAGGAGCGGGTCACCGGGACCGGTGGCACTGCGGGACCTCGCCGCCCAAGCGGCGGGGACCGACCGCGAGGCCCTGGAGGACGAGGTCCGGCGGTTGATGACGAGCGGCGAGCGGATCGACCGCACCGTCCGCATCCTCCTGTCCGCAGGAGAGGTGCGACACGTCCGGATCGTCGCCGAAGCCGAAACGGACGCGCACGGCGACCCGATCGAGCTCAACGGGTTGTTCCAGGACCTCACGGCCGTCAAGCGCTCCGAGCAGCAGCTGCTGGAGCACCAGCAGGCGGTGCTCGCGCACCAGGGCCTGCTGGCGGCCGAGCGGGACCTCGCCGCCCGGCTCCAGAACACGCTGCTCCCCGTGTCGCAACAGGTGCTCGACCTGGCCGGCCTCGTCGTCGACGTCGCCTACCAGCCCGTTCAGGAAGGGCTGAATCTCGGCGGTGACTGGTACAGCGCCGTCGAACTGCCGGACGGCAGCGCCCTGCTGGTGGTCGGAGACGTCGCGGGCCACGGTCTCGACGCGGTGGCCACGATGGCCCTCCTGCGCTTCACGGCGAAGGGCATGGCCATCACCGGCACGCCTCTGCCGGAGATCCTCCACCGCCTCAACACCCTGCTGCTGCACGCCGCGGACCGGCCGTACAGCACCGCCACCATGATCATGGCCTGCTACCAGCCGGAGACCTCCCGGCTCACCTGGGTCCAGGCCGGACACCTCCCGCCGCTGCTCCTGCGCCAGGGTGAGGCCCGCTACCTGCCGCCCCCGGCGGGCATCCTGCTCGGAGCCACCGACACTCCTCGCTACGAGGCTTCGACGCTCGACCTGTCGCCCGGCGACGAACTCCTCCTCTACACCGACGGCCTGATCGAGAGCCCGGGTGAGCCACTCGACGAAGCCCTGTCACGACTGGCTCGCACGGTAGTGGAGCGCAACGGTGACAAACCGTTCCTGGAGGGGCTCGTCCGGGCACTGGTCAAGCCGGCCGACCGCCGCGATGACATCTGCGCCCTGCACGTTCGCCGCTGA
- a CDS encoding APC family permease has translation MGYRIKRLLLGPPLVTARLRDEKLSKPVALGVLAPDCISSSAYGTEQMLTQLVPVVGVAGFTLVMPVTGVILALLVLLTLSYRDVVMTYTRAGGSYVVARENFGPRTAQVAAVALLIDYIVTVAVQTAAGTDALSSMLRLLFRIDIGADKLWITVGVLCLLCYGNLRGVREAGRAFSVPTYLFVLTAGLTVLVGLGRLAAGDLPRLSEGDLHADGAVPLGTPGGGLLMGASLFVLLRAFANGGSSLTGLEAISNGVGAFREPQGDNARRTLVIMSVILGGLVLGVSALAWQTHAIPYVSGSPTVLAQEAHLVFGRSVLGQAMFAAVQVATALVLYTGANTSFNGFPFLASFVADDSFLPRSLTRRGHRLAFSNGILVLTAVSLVLLLVTRGNVTELVSLYAIGVFTGFVMATAGLAKHHWQRREEHRLLKTAVNAAAATASAAVVVVFAVTKFTEGAWVVVILFPLGVWGLIRTNERYRTERTALEAAPATATTATRSRHVVMLLVDRLDLAVLAALSYAHTLRPARLRAVHVALDTAGAKQLRRAWASNQAADVPLDLVECPDRRLHHAIARHAVEATADGRTQVTLLIPRRSYGPVVGRLLHARSGDSIAHAVSRLPHVVATIVPFDASAAIAEHRRRSRPRDRGIAEEAAPARRSPVAR, from the coding sequence ATCGGCTACCGCATCAAGCGGCTGCTGCTGGGGCCGCCCCTGGTCACGGCGCGCCTACGGGACGAGAAGCTCTCCAAACCGGTCGCGCTCGGCGTGCTCGCACCGGACTGCATCAGCTCCAGCGCGTACGGCACGGAGCAGATGCTCACCCAGCTGGTTCCGGTCGTGGGAGTGGCGGGGTTCACCCTCGTCATGCCGGTGACGGGGGTCATCCTCGCGCTGCTGGTCCTGCTCACGTTGTCCTACCGCGACGTGGTCATGACCTACACCCGTGCCGGTGGCTCGTACGTGGTGGCGCGGGAGAACTTCGGCCCCCGCACCGCACAGGTCGCCGCGGTCGCCCTGTTGATCGACTACATCGTCACGGTGGCCGTGCAGACGGCCGCCGGCACCGACGCGCTCTCCTCCATGCTGCGGTTGCTCTTCCGCATCGACATCGGCGCGGACAAGCTGTGGATCACCGTAGGAGTCCTCTGCCTGCTCTGTTACGGGAACCTGCGGGGCGTCCGGGAGGCGGGCAGGGCCTTCTCGGTACCGACCTATCTGTTCGTCCTCACTGCCGGCCTGACCGTCCTGGTGGGCCTGGGACGGCTGGCCGCCGGCGACCTGCCGAGGCTGAGCGAGGGCGACCTGCACGCCGACGGAGCCGTACCCCTGGGCACACCGGGCGGCGGTCTGCTGATGGGCGCCTCGTTGTTCGTCCTGCTCCGCGCCTTCGCCAACGGCGGGTCGTCGCTCACCGGCCTGGAGGCGATCTCCAACGGAGTCGGCGCCTTCCGCGAGCCGCAGGGAGACAACGCCCGCCGAACGCTGGTGATCATGAGCGTGATCCTCGGCGGGCTCGTCCTGGGCGTGTCGGCACTCGCCTGGCAGACGCACGCGATCCCGTACGTCTCCGGGAGCCCGACCGTCCTGGCCCAGGAAGCGCACCTGGTGTTCGGTCGAAGCGTCCTGGGACAGGCGATGTTCGCCGCGGTCCAGGTGGCCACCGCGCTCGTCCTCTACACCGGGGCGAACACCTCCTTCAACGGGTTCCCCTTCCTGGCCAGTTTCGTCGCGGACGACTCCTTCCTTCCCCGGAGCCTGACCCGCAGGGGCCACAGGCTCGCGTTCTCCAACGGGATCCTGGTGCTCACGGCCGTCTCGCTCGTCCTGCTGCTCGTGACCCGCGGCAACGTCACCGAACTCGTCTCGCTGTACGCGATCGGCGTCTTCACCGGTTTCGTCATGGCGACCGCCGGTCTGGCCAAGCACCACTGGCAGCGCCGGGAGGAGCACCGTCTCCTGAAGACCGCCGTGAACGCGGCTGCCGCGACCGCCTCCGCCGCCGTGGTCGTCGTCTTCGCCGTCACGAAGTTCACCGAGGGCGCCTGGGTCGTCGTGATCCTCTTCCCCCTCGGCGTGTGGGGCCTGATCCGCACCAACGAGCGCTACCGCACCGAGCGAACCGCTCTGGAAGCGGCACCCGCCACCGCGACCACCGCGACCCGCTCACGCCACGTGGTGATGCTCCTGGTCGACCGGCTCGACCTCGCGGTCCTCGCCGCTCTGAGCTACGCCCACACCTTGCGTCCCGCGCGACTGCGCGCCGTGCACGTGGCCCTGGACACGGCCGGGGCCAAGCAGCTCCGGCGGGCCTGGGCGTCCAACCAGGCCGCGGACGTGCCGCTGGACCTGGTGGAGTGTCCGGACCGCCGGCTGCACCACGCCATCGCCCGGCACGCCGTCGAGGCCACCGCCGACGGGCGCACCCAGGTCACGCTGCTCATCCCGCGCCGCTCCTACGGTCCCGTCGTGGGACGGCTGCTGCACGCCCGCAGCGGGGACTCCATCGCCCACGCCGTGAGTCGCCTTCCCCACGTCGTTGCCACGATCGTGCCCTTCGACGCCTCCGCGGCCATCGCGGAACACCGGCGACGGAGCCGTCCGCGCGACCGCGGCATAGCGGAGGAGGCGGCTCCTGCACGTCGCAGCCCGGTGGCGCGGTGA
- a CDS encoding thiamine pyrophosphate-dependent enzyme, producing MARTVARVIVDALQELGVRHVFGVVGDALNPLTEAIRTTEDLDWIGCRHEEAAAFAAGAQSQLSGTLGVCMGTVGPGSVHLLNGLYDAAKSRTPLLAIAGQVPSAELGSDYFQEVDNDLLFRDVAVFRATVTSPDQLPRMLETAVRCAISERGVAVLTVPGDLGDRELTDDRPAHFPRVRPVTRADDAGIRDAADLVNAADRVTLLVGRGARDARAEVLALAERLSAPMVLTLKAKEGFEADNPYQVGQTGLIGNPAAAGALDACDTLIMLGTDFPYRDWYPTGRKVVQIDLLERNLGRRVPVDVGLAGDTAATLRALLPHLRPSTDRVHLEAARERFEEWTAGQRRLADPEHDHHLLGRLRSALDNRGHDVRPEALAAAVNDRASDDAVFTSDTGMATVWLSRFVTMRGRRRLLGSYNLGSMANAMPQAIGAQLWAPDRQVVAFCGDGGLSMLLGDLMTIRTHRLPVKLVVFDNRRLGMVKLEQEQAGLPEFGTELDNPDFAAVATALGLTGIRVTRPSEVLDGVRRAFETPGPVVLDVLTNPRELAVPGKPTVEQGWGFAIAKVKETLRSHDG from the coding sequence GTGGCACGTACCGTCGCCCGCGTGATCGTCGACGCCCTGCAGGAGCTGGGGGTGCGCCATGTGTTCGGCGTCGTCGGCGACGCCCTGAACCCGCTGACCGAGGCCATCCGCACGACCGAGGACCTGGACTGGATCGGCTGCCGCCACGAGGAGGCCGCGGCCTTCGCGGCCGGCGCCCAGTCCCAGCTGTCCGGCACCCTGGGCGTGTGCATGGGTACCGTCGGCCCCGGATCGGTGCACCTGCTCAACGGACTGTACGACGCGGCCAAGAGCCGGACCCCGCTGCTCGCCATCGCCGGACAGGTCCCTTCCGCGGAGCTGGGCAGCGACTACTTCCAGGAAGTCGACAACGACCTGCTGTTCCGGGACGTCGCGGTCTTCCGGGCGACCGTGACCTCGCCGGACCAACTGCCGAGGATGCTGGAGACCGCCGTCCGCTGCGCGATCAGCGAGCGCGGCGTGGCAGTGCTGACGGTCCCCGGCGACCTCGGCGACCGGGAGCTGACGGATGACCGCCCTGCCCACTTCCCGCGGGTCCGCCCGGTCACCCGCGCAGACGACGCCGGCATCCGGGATGCCGCCGACCTCGTCAACGCCGCCGACCGGGTGACCCTCCTGGTCGGCCGGGGCGCCCGGGACGCCCGCGCAGAGGTGCTGGCACTCGCCGAGCGTCTGTCCGCACCGATGGTCCTCACCCTGAAGGCCAAGGAGGGCTTCGAAGCGGACAACCCCTACCAGGTCGGACAGACCGGCCTGATCGGCAACCCCGCCGCCGCCGGAGCGCTGGACGCCTGCGACACCCTGATCATGCTCGGCACGGACTTCCCCTACCGCGACTGGTATCCCACCGGCCGCAAGGTCGTCCAGATCGACCTCCTCGAACGCAACCTGGGCCGCCGGGTACCCGTGGACGTGGGACTGGCAGGCGACACCGCGGCCACCCTCCGGGCGCTCCTGCCGCACCTCAGGCCCAGCACGGACCGCGTCCACCTCGAAGCGGCCCGGGAGCGCTTCGAGGAGTGGACCGCCGGCCAGCGGCGCCTGGCGGACCCCGAGCACGACCACCACCTGCTCGGCCGCCTGCGCAGCGCGCTGGACAACCGGGGCCACGACGTGCGCCCGGAGGCCCTGGCCGCCGCCGTGAATGACCGTGCGAGCGACGACGCCGTCTTCACCTCCGACACCGGCATGGCGACCGTCTGGCTGTCCCGGTTCGTGACCATGCGCGGCCGCCGGCGGCTGCTGGGGTCGTACAACCTCGGCTCGATGGCCAACGCCATGCCCCAAGCCATCGGCGCGCAGCTCTGGGCCCCCGACCGGCAGGTCGTGGCGTTCTGCGGTGACGGCGGCCTGAGCATGCTCCTCGGCGACCTGATGACGATCAGGACCCACCGGCTCCCGGTGAAGCTCGTGGTGTTCGACAACCGCCGCCTCGGCATGGTCAAGCTGGAGCAGGAGCAGGCCGGGCTCCCGGAGTTCGGCACGGAGTTGGACAACCCGGACTTCGCCGCGGTCGCCACCGCGCTCGGCCTGACCGGCATCCGGGTCACCCGCCCCTCCGAAGTGCTCGACGGCGTGCGACGGGCGTTCGAGACGCCGGGCCCGGTGGTGCTCGACGTCCTGACCAACCCCCGGGAACTCGCGGTTCCGGGCAAGCCGACCGTCGAGCAGGGGTGGGGCTTCGCGATCGCCAAGGTCAAGGAGACGCTGCGCAGCCACGACGGCTGA
- a CDS encoding FMN-binding glutamate synthase family protein, protein MWIAGPVGGAAAATAAALFGSPWWWCAAVPLLVVTVLASKDLLQTRHAILRNYPVIGRLRFALEGIRPEVQQYFVERNVDGRPFDRDTRSIVYERAKGTDAEEPFGTELDLYGSGREFLVPSMAPVAVPHRLPRVRVGGPDCSQPYAMALLNVSAMSFGSLSANAVLALNTGAALGGFAHDTGEGGLSEYHLRPGGDLVWEIGTGYFGCRTEDGDFDPGQFAEKAAHPQVKCVSLKLSQGAKPGIGGVLPGSKVDARIARVRGVPQGRTVVSPPYHRVFSTPRELVRFIGRMRGLANGKPTGFKLCVGSRRQFLAVCKAMLEEGATPDFVIVDGAEGGTGAAPLEFADHVGMPLTEGLMTVHNALVGTGLRDRIRIGASGKVATGSDLVKRLIQGADYTNAARAMMFAVGCIQAQRCHTNTCPVGVATQDPRRARALHVGDKSQRVRRYQEATVRSALQIMAAMGVDDPSQLRPHMLQRRIDPQTVRSYADLHPWLEPGQLLHDPPAPWARDWEAAHPDRFTV, encoded by the coding sequence CTGTGGATTGCCGGGCCGGTCGGTGGAGCGGCCGCCGCCACGGCCGCGGCCTTGTTCGGGTCCCCGTGGTGGTGGTGCGCGGCCGTGCCCTTGCTGGTGGTGACGGTGCTGGCGTCGAAGGACCTGCTGCAGACCCGGCATGCGATCCTGCGGAACTACCCGGTCATCGGCCGTCTGCGGTTCGCGCTGGAGGGCATCCGGCCCGAGGTCCAGCAGTACTTCGTCGAACGCAACGTGGACGGGCGCCCCTTCGACCGCGACACCCGCAGCATCGTCTACGAGCGGGCCAAGGGGACGGACGCGGAGGAGCCCTTCGGCACGGAGCTGGACCTGTACGGGAGCGGGCGCGAGTTCCTGGTGCCGTCGATGGCCCCCGTCGCGGTGCCGCACCGCCTGCCCAGGGTGCGGGTGGGCGGTCCCGACTGCTCCCAGCCGTACGCGATGGCGCTGCTCAACGTGTCCGCGATGAGCTTCGGCTCGCTGTCGGCCAACGCGGTGCTGGCTCTGAACACCGGTGCGGCGCTGGGCGGTTTCGCCCACGACACCGGTGAGGGCGGGCTGTCCGAGTACCACCTGCGGCCCGGCGGGGACCTGGTGTGGGAGATCGGCACCGGCTACTTCGGCTGCCGCACCGAGGACGGGGACTTCGACCCCGGCCAGTTCGCCGAGAAGGCGGCGCACCCGCAGGTCAAGTGCGTCTCCCTGAAGCTCAGCCAGGGCGCCAAACCCGGCATTGGCGGAGTGCTGCCCGGTTCCAAGGTCGACGCCCGGATCGCGCGGGTGCGCGGTGTCCCGCAGGGGAGGACCGTGGTCTCCCCGCCCTACCACCGGGTCTTCTCCACCCCGCGCGAACTGGTCCGCTTCATCGGCCGGATGCGAGGGCTGGCGAACGGCAAGCCGACCGGGTTCAAGCTCTGCGTCGGGTCGCGCCGCCAGTTCCTCGCGGTCTGCAAGGCCATGCTGGAGGAGGGGGCGACACCGGACTTCGTCATCGTCGACGGAGCGGAGGGCGGGACCGGCGCCGCCCCGCTGGAGTTCGCCGACCACGTCGGAATGCCGCTCACCGAGGGGCTGATGACGGTGCACAACGCACTGGTCGGCACCGGTCTGCGGGACCGGATCCGGATCGGCGCCAGCGGCAAGGTGGCCACCGGGAGCGACCTGGTGAAGCGGTTGATCCAGGGAGCCGACTACACCAACGCCGCCCGGGCCATGATGTTCGCCGTCGGCTGCATCCAGGCCCAGCGCTGCCACACCAACACCTGCCCGGTCGGCGTGGCCACCCAGGACCCGCGCCGGGCCCGCGCCCTGCACGTGGGGGACAAGTCCCAGCGGGTGCGGCGCTACCAGGAGGCCACCGTCAGGAGCGCCCTGCAGATCATGGCCGCGATGGGGGTCGACGACCCCTCGCAGCTGCGCCCGCACATGCTCCAGCGCCGCATCGACCCGCAGACCGTCCGCTCCTACGCGGACCTCCATCCCTGGCTGGAACCGGGGCAGCTGCTCCATGACCCTCCCGCTCCCTGGGCGCGCGACTGGGAGGCCGCCCACCCCGACCGGTTCACCGTCTGA
- a CDS encoding hydrophobic protein, whose protein sequence is MVPLFLVFLLALLLFGAGFALKALWWVAVVVLVVWLLGFLLRSTGASGSRGRWYRW, encoded by the coding sequence ATGGTTCCCCTTTTCCTCGTTTTTCTGCTGGCTCTGCTTCTCTTCGGTGCCGGCTTCGCACTGAAGGCCCTGTGGTGGGTGGCGGTCGTGGTCCTGGTGGTCTGGCTGCTCGGATTCCTGCTCCGCAGCACCGGCGCTTCCGGCAGCCGGGGCCGCTGGTACCGCTGGTGA
- a CDS encoding trehalose-6-phosphate synthase has product MSRILVTDLDGTLLGGAPEDRRRLRDALNRHPEVTVVFATGRGLTSIRKVLRDPLVPRPRWIIADVGATVLDGTDFSTVEPLQEQLRAGWPGPERVRAALRRFPGLTYQHGVIQDGRCSFHLAPEHLTGELTAAVEALGCGWTYSADRFFDVLPPTASKGGALRALADKLDWSAKAILVAGDSLNDLSLFRLGTHGVVVAGGEPALLAAVADDPLIHRPHQQGAAGILAALRTLGWVATVRPEPGPRPSLVVGYHRPPLRWAGDSWQPPTSPNGILPTLTSAFTGGLPGGIWVTARPGGHPEAAREQSAGPPLSLVPLTTAEWSGYFHHACKEILWPVLMSEPGRSVFDDRAWAEYRTVNARFADHIGTLAAPGATVWLHDYNLWLVPGLLRTARPDLRTGLFHHTPFPPADVFATLPVAAELRASLACLDWAGFHTTAFADHFRHALTGLPHPPRIQVCPLGVDRPAIEALARTRTPPPRSGTGRLVLSVERLDYAKAPVQKVDAIARLLAQRPDLRERLTFRLVCPPPEPGLTAYDTTRALLEQRIDEVNDAWQTPDWRPVDYLPRSLSFAEVVDEYLAADVLWVTSLQDGMNLTAKEFVAAQAALPSRHAAGPGVLVLSRHAGAAAELGDAALLTDPRSPDDLTAVLAKALALTPTERRTRMHRLATLLGHERPADWATRIIHAIRRPDPAS; this is encoded by the coding sequence ATGTCGAGGATTCTGGTCACCGATCTGGACGGCACCTTGCTCGGCGGCGCCCCGGAGGACCGGCGCCGACTGCGGGACGCGCTGAACCGTCATCCCGAGGTGACCGTGGTGTTCGCCACCGGCCGCGGACTGACGTCGATCCGCAAGGTCCTGCGGGACCCGCTCGTCCCGAGGCCCCGGTGGATCATCGCGGATGTCGGCGCCACCGTCCTCGACGGCACCGACTTCTCCACCGTCGAGCCGCTGCAGGAACAGTTGCGTGCCGGCTGGCCCGGTCCGGAGCGCGTCCGGGCCGCATTACGCCGCTTCCCCGGGCTCACCTACCAGCACGGCGTCATCCAGGACGGCCGCTGCTCGTTCCACCTGGCCCCCGAACACCTCACCGGTGAGCTCACCGCGGCGGTGGAGGCGCTCGGCTGCGGCTGGACCTACTCCGCGGACCGCTTCTTCGACGTCCTGCCGCCGACCGCCTCCAAGGGCGGCGCACTGCGGGCCCTGGCCGACAAACTGGACTGGTCGGCCAAGGCGATCCTGGTCGCCGGGGACTCCCTCAACGACCTGTCACTGTTCCGCCTCGGCACCCACGGGGTGGTCGTCGCAGGGGGCGAGCCCGCGCTGCTCGCGGCGGTGGCCGACGATCCCCTGATCCACCGCCCGCACCAGCAGGGCGCAGCCGGCATCCTCGCGGCTCTCCGAACACTGGGCTGGGTCGCCACGGTCCGTCCCGAGCCCGGGCCCCGCCCCTCACTCGTGGTCGGATACCACCGCCCGCCGCTTCGCTGGGCCGGCGACAGCTGGCAGCCGCCCACCAGCCCCAACGGCATCCTGCCCACCCTGACCAGTGCCTTCACCGGCGGCCTGCCGGGCGGCATCTGGGTCACCGCCCGGCCCGGCGGTCATCCCGAGGCCGCCCGCGAGCAGTCCGCCGGCCCGCCGCTGTCCCTCGTACCGCTCACCACCGCCGAGTGGAGCGGCTACTTCCACCACGCCTGCAAGGAAATCCTCTGGCCGGTCCTGATGTCCGAACCGGGCCGCTCGGTGTTCGACGACCGCGCCTGGGCCGAGTACCGCACCGTCAACGCACGGTTCGCCGACCACATCGGCACCTTGGCCGCCCCGGGAGCAACCGTCTGGCTGCACGACTACAACCTCTGGCTGGTCCCCGGCCTCCTGCGCACGGCCCGTCCCGACCTGCGCACCGGACTGTTCCACCACACCCCCTTCCCTCCCGCGGACGTCTTCGCCACCCTGCCGGTCGCCGCCGAACTGCGCGCATCCCTGGCCTGTCTGGACTGGGCCGGCTTCCACACCACCGCCTTCGCCGACCACTTCCGCCACGCCCTCACCGGCCTGCCCCACCCGCCACGGATCCAGGTCTGCCCACTCGGCGTCGACCGCCCCGCCATCGAAGCCCTCGCACGCACCCGCACACCGCCACCCCGATCCGGCACCGGACGCCTGGTGCTGTCCGTCGAACGCCTCGACTACGCCAAAGCCCCGGTGCAGAAGGTCGACGCCATCGCCCGACTCCTGGCACAGCGGCCCGACCTGCGCGAACGGCTGACCTTCCGGCTCGTCTGCCCGCCGCCCGAGCCCGGTCTCACCGCCTACGACACCACTCGCGCTCTGCTCGAACAGCGCATCGACGAGGTCAACGACGCGTGGCAGACGCCGGATTGGCGCCCGGTGGACTATCTCCCCCGAAGTCTCTCCTTCGCCGAGGTCGTCGACGAGTACCTGGCCGCCGACGTGCTCTGGGTGACCTCGCTGCAGGACGGTATGAACCTGACGGCCAAGGAGTTCGTCGCCGCCCAAGCCGCCCTCCCCTCCCGCCACGCAGCCGGCCCGGGCGTGCTGGTGCTCTCCCGCCACGCCGGCGCCGCCGCCGAGCTCGGCGACGCCGCGCTCCTCACCGACCCCCGCTCCCCGGACGACCTCACCGCCGTCCTCGCCAAGGCCCTCGCCCTCACCCCGACCGAACGCCGCACCCGCATGCACCGCCTCGCCACCCTCCTCGGCCACGAACGCCCCGCCGACTGGGCGACCCGGATCATCCACGCGATCCGCCGCCCCGATCCCGCGTCCTGA
- a CDS encoding IS4 family transposase: protein MARVGQVKSPAGERLSDRIAIGVLTRAFPPGLVDEVIAETGRGEKRSRLLPARVVVYFVLAMCLFFGQGYEEVARVLGEGLGDGRRSWRVPTTAAIGRARRRLGPEPLRLLFARVCRPMAVPGTAGAWYRRWRLVAVDGTTLDLADTEANDAFFGRHVSGRGASAFPQARVVGLAECGTHAVFAAVTGPLSASEQSLSRQLFDRLREGMLLLADRGFYGFELWQHARATGADLLWRVRKSANLPVVRVLSDGSYLSTVHAEPDRRSRRNPVTVRVVEYTLASTGDGTVYRLITTLLDPEEAPAAELAALYVQRWEIETTLDEIKTHQRGPKLVLRSKYPWGVEQEVYGLLLVHHAIRQLMHQAALHEGVDPDRLSFTRSLRVVRRQVPAQAALSPRQTHQGAEPHPG, encoded by the coding sequence GTGGCGAGGGTGGGACAGGTCAAGTCGCCTGCGGGTGAGCGGTTGTCGGACCGGATCGCGATCGGGGTGTTGACCCGGGCGTTTCCGCCGGGTCTGGTGGATGAGGTGATCGCGGAGACCGGGCGGGGCGAGAAACGCAGCCGGTTGTTGCCGGCGCGGGTGGTCGTGTACTTCGTGCTGGCGATGTGCCTGTTCTTCGGGCAGGGCTATGAAGAGGTCGCCCGGGTGCTGGGCGAGGGGCTCGGGGACGGGCGGCGGTCGTGGCGGGTGCCCACGACCGCCGCGATCGGCCGGGCCCGTCGGCGGCTGGGTCCAGAGCCGTTGCGGTTGCTGTTCGCGCGGGTGTGTCGGCCGATGGCGGTGCCCGGGACAGCGGGGGCCTGGTACCGGCGCTGGCGCCTGGTCGCGGTGGACGGCACCACGCTGGACCTGGCGGACACCGAGGCCAACGACGCCTTCTTCGGCCGCCATGTGTCGGGACGCGGAGCGAGCGCGTTCCCGCAGGCCAGGGTGGTGGGGCTGGCCGAGTGCGGCACCCACGCGGTGTTCGCCGCCGTCACCGGTCCGCTGTCGGCGAGCGAGCAGTCCCTGTCCCGGCAGCTGTTCGACCGGCTTCGCGAGGGGATGCTGCTGCTGGCCGACCGGGGCTTCTACGGCTTCGAGCTGTGGCAGCACGCACGGGCCACCGGCGCGGACCTGCTGTGGCGCGTGCGCAAGAGCGCGAACCTGCCCGTCGTGCGCGTGCTCAGCGACGGCTCGTACCTCAGCACGGTGCACGCCGAACCGGACAGAAGGAGTCGCCGCAACCCGGTGACCGTCCGGGTCGTCGAATACACCCTCGCCTCCACCGGTGATGGCACCGTCTACCGCCTGATCACCACTCTCCTCGACCCCGAGGAGGCACCGGCCGCCGAGTTGGCCGCGCTCTACGTCCAGCGCTGGGAGATCGAGACCACCCTGGACGAGATCAAGACCCACCAGCGCGGACCCAAACTCGTCCTGCGCTCGAAGTACCCGTGGGGCGTCGAGCAGGAGGTCTACGGCCTCCTGCTCGTCCACCACGCCATCCGACAACTCATGCACCAAGCCGCCCTGCATGAGGGCGTGGACCCCGACCGCTTGTCCTTCACCCGCAGTCTGCGGGTCGTGCGCCGCCAGGTCCCCGCCCAGGCGGCGCTTTCCCCCCGGCAGACTCACCAGGGCGCTGAACCGCACCCTGGCTGA